The following proteins are encoded in a genomic region of Micromonospora olivasterospora:
- a CDS encoding cold-shock protein: protein MLTGRVVRFDEVRGYGFITPDDGGDDVFVHANTVDGDKWAMTPGVPVEYEAVDSDRGPKALTVRVLGAGERAGSSARVGTPAAARGREPGQVGGPDDEEGLCDVLSERAFSAETTEALLTGVPDLTGAQIVAVRSRILALARGHGWVEG from the coding sequence ATGTTGACTGGCAGGGTGGTTCGGTTCGACGAGGTGCGGGGCTACGGCTTCATCACCCCGGACGACGGTGGCGACGACGTGTTCGTGCACGCGAACACGGTGGACGGTGACAAGTGGGCGATGACGCCCGGCGTCCCGGTGGAGTACGAGGCGGTCGACAGCGACCGCGGCCCGAAGGCCCTGACGGTGCGGGTGCTCGGCGCCGGTGAGCGGGCGGGTTCGTCGGCGCGCGTCGGCACGCCCGCGGCGGCACGCGGCCGCGAGCCCGGGCAGGTCGGTGGGCCCGACGACGAGGAGGGCCTGTGCGACGTGCTCTCCGAGCGGGCGTTCAGCGCCGAGACCACGGAGGCGCTGCTGACGGGCGTGCCGGACCTCACGGGGGCGCAGATCGTCGCGGTGCGCTCGCGGATCCTCGCCCTGGCCCGGGGGCACGGCTGGGTGGAGGGCTGA
- a CDS encoding 4'-phosphopantetheinyl transferase family protein translates to MIEQILPSAVAVAESFTDPAGLTPLPEEEPLVAAAVEKRRREFTTVRHCARRALAELGVAPVPILSGTRGAPVWPDGIVGSMTHCDGYRGAVLGRAAAFATLGVDAEPHAPLPEGVLEAIALPAEQARTAALAAGHPGVCWDRLLFSAKESVYKAWFPLTRRWLDFSEADISLDPAGTFVARLLVSGPVLGGVPVTAFTGRFLVDGGLVLTAIAVPAVPAVAD, encoded by the coding sequence GTGATCGAGCAGATCCTGCCTTCCGCCGTGGCGGTGGCCGAGTCCTTCACCGACCCCGCCGGCCTGACGCCGCTTCCCGAGGAGGAGCCGCTCGTCGCGGCGGCGGTGGAGAAGCGGCGCCGGGAGTTCACGACCGTGCGGCACTGCGCCCGCCGGGCGCTGGCCGAGCTGGGCGTCGCCCCGGTGCCGATCCTCAGCGGTACGCGCGGCGCCCCGGTCTGGCCCGACGGGATCGTGGGCAGCATGACGCACTGCGACGGCTACCGGGGCGCGGTCCTGGGCCGCGCGGCGGCGTTCGCCACCCTGGGCGTGGACGCCGAGCCGCACGCGCCGCTGCCGGAGGGGGTGCTCGAGGCCATCGCCCTGCCGGCCGAGCAGGCCCGCACCGCCGCCCTGGCCGCCGGCCACCCCGGCGTGTGCTGGGACCGCCTGCTGTTCAGCGCCAAGGAGTCCGTCTACAAGGCGTGGTTCCCGCTGACCCGGCGGTGGCTGGACTTCTCCGAGGCGGACATCTCCCTCGACCCCGCCGGGACGTTCGTCGCCCGCCTGCTGGTGTCCGGCCCGGTCCTCGGCGGCGTGCCGGTCACCGCGTTCACCGGCCGGTTCCTCGTCGACGGCGGCCTGGTGCTGACCGCCATCGCCGTCCCCGCCGTCCCCGCCGTCGCCGACTGA
- a CDS encoding fatty acid--CoA ligase family protein codes for MPTARPGRPRVEGSCGQPVDGVEVRLVSPETGLDVPVGAEGEVWVRGPSVMLGYHGLPEVTAAALRDGCYRTGDLARFDADGNLFVTGRHRELVIRGGEKIHPAEVEDVLRAVPGVADVAVTGRPHDVLGELPVAFVVPGPEGFDPRAAYAACRGPARVPQGARGTVRDRGGAPDGVRQGDPAAAAGAARPAARRQRQPPRGAEPRRLAPAGRAGPG; via the coding sequence ATGCCGACCGCCCGGCCCGGCCGGCCCCGCGTCGAGGGCTCCTGCGGGCAGCCCGTGGACGGCGTCGAGGTGCGGCTGGTCAGCCCCGAGACCGGGCTCGACGTGCCGGTCGGCGCCGAGGGCGAGGTCTGGGTACGCGGCCCGAGCGTCATGCTCGGCTACCACGGGCTGCCCGAGGTCACCGCCGCCGCGCTGCGCGACGGCTGTTACCGCACCGGCGACCTGGCCCGCTTCGACGCCGACGGCAACCTGTTCGTCACCGGGCGGCACCGTGAGCTGGTCATCCGGGGCGGGGAGAAGATCCACCCGGCCGAGGTGGAGGACGTGCTGCGGGCGGTGCCCGGCGTCGCCGACGTGGCGGTGACCGGCCGCCCGCACGACGTGCTCGGCGAGCTGCCGGTGGCGTTCGTCGTCCCCGGACCGGAGGGCTTCGACCCCCGGGCCGCGTACGCGGCCTGCCGGGGACCGGCTCGCGTACCACAAGGTGCCCGAGGAACTGTACGAGATCGCGGCGGTGCCCCGGACGGCGTCCGGCAAGGTGACCCGGCGGCTGCTGCTGGAGCGGCCCGCCCGGCTGCGCGCCGTCAACGGCAGCCACCACGAGGCGCTGAGCCGCGTCGCCTGGCGCCCGCTGGACGCGCCGGCCCCGGCTGA
- a CDS encoding DUF5988 family protein — MPVRSVIRAAISDRRVRVRHHGGYEHFERDPAGSAAGAPVVFRWTGPGHRLTVSEWYEDPEAVDPAEGPAVLTIHPADPQLLLSRALAAGAELEPAAGDTPAVVLRDPAGQRWAVVGATRSQ; from the coding sequence GTGCCGGTCCGTTCGGTAATCCGCGCCGCGATCAGCGACCGGCGCGTCCGGGTACGGCACCACGGGGGCTACGAGCACTTCGAGCGGGATCCCGCCGGGTCCGCCGCCGGCGCGCCCGTGGTCTTCCGCTGGACCGGCCCCGGGCATCGGCTGACGGTCAGCGAGTGGTACGAGGATCCGGAGGCGGTCGACCCGGCCGAGGGCCCGGCCGTGCTGACCATCCACCCGGCCGACCCGCAGCTGCTGCTCAGCCGGGCGCTGGCGGCCGGGGCGGAGCTGGAGCCGGCCGCCGGCGACACGCCGGCGGTGGTCCTGCGTGATCCGGCCGGGCAGCGGTGGGCGGTCGTGGGGGCCACCCGGAGCCAGTAG
- a CDS encoding acyl-CoA synthetase: MPLLSWLSESTDERPDAIRVDDRAASWVELRRLAAAVADDLRGVDRVAVEATASLETVVGVVGALLAGAAVVPVPPDAGPMERGHILRDSGAVALLVPAGEQHPADAGPPRIPVDLARRSDTVHAEPDPDRTALILYTSGTTGAPKGAVISRRAAAACLDGLADAWAWTPEDLLVHGLPLFHVHGLVLGVLGPLRLGSRLHHVGRPRPDRYAAARGSVYFGVPTVWSRVAADPDSARALRSARLLVSGSAALPAAVFADLAALTGHRVVERYGMTETLITVSARADAPRRPGTVGVPLPGVRTRLVDEHGAPLPADGTAMGELQVCGATLFDGYLNRPDADAATRTADGWFRTGDVATVEPDGCHRIVGRAATDLIKSGGYRIGAGEVEDALLAHPGVREAAVVGTPHPDLGQQVTAYVVGDGVDGPELIDFVARQLSAHKRPREVRLVDALPRNAMGKVQKTRLAGG, from the coding sequence ATGCCGCTGCTGAGCTGGCTGTCCGAGTCGACCGACGAGCGCCCCGACGCGATCCGGGTGGACGACCGGGCGGCGTCCTGGGTGGAGCTGCGGCGGCTCGCCGCGGCCGTGGCCGACGACCTGCGCGGCGTGGACCGGGTCGCGGTCGAGGCCACCGCCAGCCTGGAGACCGTGGTCGGCGTGGTCGGCGCGCTGCTGGCCGGCGCGGCGGTCGTGCCCGTGCCGCCGGACGCCGGGCCGATGGAGCGCGGCCACATCCTGCGCGACTCCGGCGCCGTCGCGCTGCTCGTCCCGGCGGGTGAACAGCACCCGGCCGATGCCGGGCCGCCGAGGATCCCGGTCGACCTGGCCCGCCGTTCGGACACCGTCCACGCCGAACCGGACCCGGACCGCACGGCCCTGATCCTGTACACCAGCGGCACCACCGGGGCCCCGAAGGGCGCGGTGATCTCGCGCCGGGCGGCGGCGGCCTGCCTGGACGGGCTCGCCGACGCCTGGGCCTGGACGCCCGAGGACCTGCTGGTGCACGGCCTGCCGTTGTTCCACGTGCACGGCCTGGTGCTGGGCGTCCTCGGGCCGCTGCGCCTGGGCAGCCGGCTGCACCACGTCGGGCGGCCGCGCCCCGACCGGTACGCCGCCGCCCGCGGCTCGGTCTACTTCGGCGTGCCCACGGTCTGGTCCCGGGTCGCGGCGGACCCCGACTCGGCGCGGGCGCTGCGCTCGGCGCGGCTGCTCGTCTCGGGCAGCGCGGCCCTGCCGGCGGCGGTCTTCGCCGACCTCGCCGCCCTGACCGGTCACCGCGTCGTGGAGCGGTACGGGATGACGGAGACCCTGATCACCGTGAGCGCCCGCGCGGACGCACCGCGCCGGCCGGGCACCGTCGGGGTGCCGCTGCCCGGGGTGCGGACCCGGCTGGTCGACGAGCACGGCGCCCCGCTGCCCGCCGACGGGACGGCCATGGGCGAACTCCAGGTGTGTGGCGCGACCCTCTTCGACGGCTACCTGAACCGCCCGGACGCCGACGCGGCGACCCGCACCGCGGACGGCTGGTTCCGCACCGGGGATGTCGCCACGGTCGAGCCGGACGGCTGCCACCGGATCGTCGGGCGCGCCGCCACCGACCTGATCAAGAGCGGCGGCTACCGGATCGGGGCCGGCGAGGTGGAGGACGCCCTGCTGGCGCACCCCGGCGTACGCGAGGCGGCTGTGGTCGGCACCCCGCACCCGGACCTCGGACAGCAGGTCACCGCGTACGTGGTGGGCGACGGGGTGGACGGGCCGGAGCTGATCGACTTCGTGGCCCGGCAGTTGTCGGCGCACAAACGCCCCCGGGAGGTGCGCCTGGTCGACGCCCTGCCGCGCAACGCGATGGGCAAGGTGCAGAAGACGCGGCTGGCCGGGGGCTGA
- a CDS encoding AMP-binding enzyme has protein sequence METRVLDREDRLVPADGESVGLLSIRRPTLFSGYVDEPGRDATAGEWHATGDLATVAADGSYRIIGRRRTDVVHDRGRCIHAGQVEEVLLSYPGVRDAAVVGTPHRVLGEQVTAYVVAAEGLTAQVLIDHVGRYLSAGQRPRRVHFVDELPRSAQGRIRKSLLIAAR, from the coding sequence GTGGAGACCCGGGTACTGGACCGGGAGGACCGGCTGGTCCCGGCCGACGGCGAGTCGGTCGGCCTGCTGAGCATCCGGCGGCCGACGCTGTTCAGCGGGTACGTCGACGAGCCGGGCCGGGACGCGACCGCGGGGGAGTGGCACGCCACGGGCGACCTGGCGACGGTGGCGGCGGACGGCTCGTACCGGATCATCGGGCGGCGGCGGACCGACGTCGTGCACGATCGGGGCCGCTGCATCCACGCGGGCCAGGTCGAGGAGGTGCTGCTCAGCTACCCCGGGGTGCGCGACGCGGCCGTGGTGGGCACGCCCCACCGCGTCCTGGGCGAGCAGGTCACCGCGTACGTCGTCGCCGCCGAGGGGCTCACCGCCCAGGTGCTGATCGACCATGTGGGACGGTACCTGTCGGCCGGCCAGCGGCCCCGCCGGGTGCACTTCGTCGACGAGTTGCCGCGCAGCGCGCAGGGCCGGATCAGGAAGTCACTGCTGATCGCCGCCCGCTGA